One genomic segment of Misgurnus anguillicaudatus chromosome 23, ASM2758022v2, whole genome shotgun sequence includes these proteins:
- the LOC129454182 gene encoding uncharacterized protein: MNPESTGQRVKLSCDSSCPLTSKYNYRWYKNGQHLTFAQSIFVSSSENTDSYYCSEFDSDLSSSVCVSNSSCWGVTYTSRRVCALVGSTVNIHSSYSHPTGYIVNKTYWYYHLYGAFRDLLEDRQFSGRVEFVGNTLRIKDVNTSDTGHYQFRIITNRSDKVSGSPGVYLTVTDTEVRSSPDPVIDGEKVILSCSTECTLDNKHTYIWYKNGQQVTDGLRLLNKLYLDSINSEELYEYSCTVRDTMDKTNA; this comes from the exons ATGAATCCTGAATCTACAGGACAGCGAGTAAAACTGAGCTGTGATTCCTCCTGCCCTTTAACATCTAAATATAATTACCGCTGGTACAAGAATGGACAACATTTAACATTTGCCCAAAGCATATTTGTGTCATCCAGTGAAAACACTGACAGTTATTACTGCTCTGAGTTTGATTCAGATCTctcttcatctgtgt gtgtttctaacagtagctgttggggtgtgacttacacctctagaagagtttgtgctttagtgggatcaacagtaaatattcactcttcatactcacatcccactggatatatagtaaataaaacatactggTATTACCATCTTTATGGGGCATTCAGAGATCTGCTTGAGGATCGTCAGTTTTCTGGTCGTGTGGAGTTTGTGGGAAACACACTGAGAATCAAAGACGTCAACACGAGTGACACTGGACATTATCAGTTCAGGATCATCACTAACAGATCAGATAAAGTTTCTGGTTCTCCTGGAGTCTATCTTACTGTTACAG ATACAGAGGTGAGAAGCAGTCCAGACCctgtgatagatggagaaaaagtgatattaagctgttcaactgaatgcactctggataacaaacatacttacatctggtataagaatggacaacaggtaacagatggattgagattattaaacaagctgtacctGGACTCAATCAACAGTGAGGAGCTATATgagtattcctgtactgtaagag ATACAATGGACAAAACAAATGCTTAA